A genomic segment from uncultured Marinifilum sp. encodes:
- a CDS encoding Ig-like domain-containing protein, translated as MLKKRFSNAHTFVVLILSVFLCLTGCSSGSESDVELTNDQPKGVDDKLMVEENSHSGVSNQIIVSENDNIGDDGGDGDDYSLLSEPVNGSALELSDGVFEYIPNADFNGTDSFTYTITDKDGDDDTAMVSITVVAADDTPTAEDFANIDPNMPSFVSIDNTTPDGKVWKKLESMSDEFDNWDANKWFKSTWNYGVPVYMSKSDENSGVTDGHLWIKATLNESNPEDRWFQTARIHSKAEISYPMYTEAKIKTAHISAYNTYWLNNGNSANRDEIDIIENNSKPSCNCQPDFPVQMNSQYFHADSEKLPVEIRDEDNFLNTNLSDANPLKGVKWNEDYHTFGVWWKDAKNIQFYLDGEPAGTVVVGHDRSGKIYSDREFTRDLEIIFDLWTNEADWLGGLALKADLNDNTINTMRIDWVRTWTLENE; from the coding sequence ATGCTGAAAAAAAGATTTTCAAATGCCCACACTTTTGTAGTATTAATTCTATCTGTATTTCTATGTTTAACTGGCTGTAGCAGTGGTTCTGAATCGGATGTTGAGCTTACTAATGACCAACCAAAGGGGGTAGATGATAAGCTTATGGTGGAGGAAAATAGTCATTCTGGTGTTTCAAATCAAATTATAGTTTCTGAGAATGATAATATTGGTGATGATGGAGGAGATGGAGATGATTATAGCTTATTATCAGAGCCTGTTAATGGATCTGCCTTGGAGTTAAGCGATGGTGTTTTCGAATACATTCCCAACGCAGATTTTAACGGAACAGATAGTTTTACCTATACAATTACCGATAAGGATGGAGATGATGATACCGCTATGGTAAGCATAACTGTAGTTGCAGCTGATGATACTCCTACGGCAGAAGATTTTGCAAATATAGATCCCAATATGCCTTCTTTTGTGTCTATAGATAATACAACTCCCGATGGTAAAGTGTGGAAGAAACTGGAAAGTATGTCCGACGAATTCGACAATTGGGATGCTAATAAATGGTTTAAGTCGACCTGGAATTATGGTGTTCCTGTTTATATGTCGAAATCAGACGAAAATTCTGGTGTAACTGATGGACATTTATGGATTAAGGCCACTTTGAATGAAAGTAATCCTGAAGACAGATGGTTTCAAACAGCAAGAATTCATTCAAAGGCAGAGATTAGCTACCCAATGTATACCGAGGCTAAAATAAAAACGGCCCATATTTCTGCTTATAATACCTACTGGCTGAATAATGGAAATTCAGCTAATCGGGATGAGATCGATATTATTGAAAATAATTCAAAACCTTCCTGTAATTGTCAGCCCGACTTTCCAGTGCAAATGAATTCACAGTATTTTCATGCCGATTCTGAAAAATTGCCAGTAGAAATACGAGATGAGGATAATTTTTTAAATACAAACTTATCGGATGCTAATCCACTTAAAGGAGTAAAATGGAACGAGGATTATCATACCTTTGGTGTTTGGTGGAAAGATGCTAAGAATATACAGTTTTATTTAGATGGAGAACCTGCTGGTACTGTTGTTGTTGGGCATGACAGATCGGGGAAAATTTACTCAGACCGAGAATTTACGAGAGATCTGGAAATTATTTTCGATTTATGGACTAATGAAGCCGATTGGCTTGGTGGTCTTGCGCTTAAAGCTGATTTAAATGACAATACGATAAATACCATGCGAATAGATTGGGTAAGAACTTGGACATTGGAAAATGAATAA
- a CDS encoding deoxyribodipyrimidine photo-lyase: MKVSLFWFRRDLRLDDNTALWKAIESSENVLPLFIFDDNILDELPANDARLSFIYDILADINERLQVCNSSLLVVKGKPLNIWKELIRTYDIDLVFANKDYEPYAIARDKEIEELLLDSGIGFRLFKDQVIHEEAEVMKQDGTPYTVFTPYKNKWLSQYSMKDLIPAPNYAHFYSINLPFPSREYLGLSVSSIKVKAYNMQNVENYADTRNFPALDSTTFLGPHLRFGTVGLRQILAMIKHSDSVFLSELIWREFFMQILFHFPQVVIQNFRSKYDGIQWINNENDFSKWCNGKTGYPLVDAGMRQLNETGYMHNRVRMVAAGFLCKHLLIDWRWGEAYFAEKLLDYELASNNGNWQWAAGTGCDAAPYFRIFNPIEQLKKFDSAGDYINKYLPEYGTPDYPLPMIEHRFARERALSKYKSEMKK; this comes from the coding sequence ATGAAAGTTAGTTTATTTTGGTTTCGAAGAGATCTTAGACTCGATGATAATACAGCCCTTTGGAAGGCTATTGAGTCTTCTGAAAATGTGCTGCCTCTTTTTATTTTCGATGATAACATTCTAGATGAATTACCTGCAAATGATGCCAGGCTTAGTTTTATTTATGATATTCTTGCTGATATTAATGAGCGTTTACAAGTTTGTAATTCTTCACTTTTAGTAGTTAAAGGAAAGCCTTTAAACATCTGGAAAGAGTTAATTAGAACATACGATATTGATCTTGTTTTTGCCAATAAAGACTACGAACCTTATGCCATTGCGAGAGATAAAGAAATAGAGGAATTATTATTAGATTCAGGTATTGGGTTTCGGCTTTTTAAAGATCAGGTAATACACGAAGAGGCCGAAGTAATGAAACAGGATGGAACTCCATACACAGTTTTTACGCCTTATAAAAATAAATGGCTAAGTCAATACAGTATGAAAGATCTCATTCCTGCTCCTAATTATGCTCATTTTTATTCTATAAATTTACCTTTTCCCAGTCGAGAATATTTGGGCTTAAGTGTTTCTTCCATAAAAGTAAAAGCATATAATATGCAGAATGTTGAGAATTATGCCGATACGCGTAATTTTCCAGCTCTAGATTCTACAACTTTTTTGGGCCCTCATCTTCGTTTTGGTACTGTTGGACTTCGGCAAATATTAGCAATGATAAAGCATAGCGATTCTGTTTTTTTAAGTGAATTAATTTGGAGAGAGTTTTTTATGCAGATTTTGTTTCATTTTCCACAAGTTGTTATCCAAAATTTTAGGTCGAAATATGATGGTATTCAATGGATAAATAATGAAAATGATTTTAGCAAATGGTGTAATGGTAAAACCGGATATCCATTGGTAGATGCCGGAATGAGACAGCTGAATGAAACAGGATACATGCACAATAGAGTGAGAATGGTTGCCGCAGGTTTTTTGTGTAAACATCTTTTAATAGATTGGAGATGGGGAGAAGCTTATTTTGCTGAAAAATTATTGGATTATGAGTTGGCATCGAACAATGGAAACTGGCAATGGGCTGCCGGAACAGGTTGCGATGCGGCTCCTTATTTTAGAATTTTTAATCCGATAGAACAGCTAAAGAAGTTCGATTCTGCTGGCGATTATATTAACAAGTACTTGCCCGAATATGGAACTCCGGATTATCCCTTACCTATGATCGAGCATAGGTTTGCCAGAGAACGAGCCCTTAGTAAATACAAAAGTGAGATGAAAAAGTAA
- a CDS encoding TspO/MBR family protein, with translation MVKRILLFLVLNFSGLAISGLFTSTGVSSDWYQTLLKAPWTPPGWMFGAAWTIIMICFAFYMAFLIQSTNQKKIIIVYSIQWILNVLWTPVFFYFQEIAFGLINISLLLFLIGYLFFKYCRILNYKTIFLAPYFIWLLIATSLNAYIFFNN, from the coding sequence ATGGTAAAACGAATTTTACTTTTTCTGGTTTTAAATTTTTCGGGTTTGGCTATTAGTGGCTTGTTCACCAGTACAGGAGTTAGCTCCGATTGGTATCAAACTTTACTTAAAGCTCCCTGGACACCTCCTGGTTGGATGTTTGGTGCTGCCTGGACTATAATAATGATTTGTTTTGCTTTTTATATGGCCTTTTTAATACAATCAACAAATCAAAAAAAAATTATTATTGTTTATTCTATTCAATGGATTTTAAATGTGCTTTGGACACCTGTGTTTTTTTATTTTCAGGAAATAGCTTTCGGGCTGATCAATATTAGCTTACTATTATTTCTTATCGGATATTTGTTTTTTAAATATTGCAGGATACTTAATTATAAAACAATTTTTTTAGCTCCGTATTTTATTTGGCTACTTATAGCCACATCTTTAAATGCATATATTTTCTTTAATAATTGA